The Juglans microcarpa x Juglans regia isolate MS1-56 chromosome 8D, Jm3101_v1.0, whole genome shotgun sequence genomic sequence ATGGTGAATGAATGGTGGTGTCAGGTAACATGGCTACTGTTACTACAAAGTATTCACAGCCAATGGGGAGACCGAAAGGGTTCGAAGTTGATCCTGAATTCAAGGTCAACTGATCGGTCCCCATGTCAGAGGTCAGGTAATCAGTTTGATCCACTCTACCATGCTCGGCCCGAGTTGGTATAGAAGGTATCGGCCTCACAGTTTGGCGTTCAATATGCACGATCTGCCCAACAATGTAGTTAGGTCGGCTTGGGAGATGGTCAGCAAACAAGGCCACAGATTCAGCAGACAAGTAGTAGTTTGAGCAGTTCCGACTGATTGCCTCATAGTGCCCAGCTGGCTTAAGAACAAATGCGGCAATCTCGTGGACTTCCAAGTggccaaaagatattttttcctTGTTTGCCTGTAACAAAATCACAGCGAAACAAAGCTGCTCATTAGTTCGTGGATCAATCAGAACAGCAGCCAGCAAACAAGACAATTCAATAGAAAACAGGCCTCTGCCTTTCAAACCACAAATAAAACACTCATTTTCCACAAGACTTTCCATGCCGTGGTTGAAATGCATTCAGTCACACTGCTTGCTTTTAAGATGTGAAACACCATTTTAAGCCAATCCACCAcgtttacttttttataaggcCACTGAAAATACCCAAGGAACGCATGAACAAATCAATTAACAAGTTTACCTGCTTCTCAAGTTGATGCTTGGTGTACAAAGTTTTAACCAGCTCTTTCTTATCTTCCAATTCCTTTTTAAGCTGTTCATTTGCAGCTTCAAACTTCAGATACTTGCCAAGTAGCTCTTCACGGTGCCTCGACAAGAAACTAACTTTATCTGCAAGAACTCGGATGCATTTTCGGAAATCGGCAGTATCATCATCTTCATTGTCATTAATGGAACTGAAACCATTCAAATCAAGAGAACAGAACACCCACAATCATCAAACGGGTCATTGCATCAACATCACATAAATATCCAGAAAAATACAATCTTGACTTTAATAGAATTTCTTTTGCACCAACTTTCACAGGACAACAAACTAAACTCTCATTTCATCATAGAGCTGTTTtcagaattatttattaaatcaGAAAGTTGTAATCTTAACAATTGATAATCAATTGTTTTTGAAGAGGCACTTATCCCCCTATTTCTAATGCCCTCTCCCCTTCTTTTGCTCACAACTTGATAAACAGACTTTAGTGTCAGGACGACAATTGAAGTATTTGCACATAATAAAGTGCAGTGAGACATCCACAATGCTTCTGGAGGATTTTTATAATCCTCCTATTCAGCAGGGATTTAGAACAACGGATGGGGAGGAGGGCCGACAGAGACTTTACACATGCATTAAGCTGAGTATGCTGGAAAGTGACTCACTTGGCCAAAGATTGTGATAAAGTATGCAAGGAATCTGCAAAAGTAGCCACTCCACCCTGTGCATCAACACACTTTCGAAGTCTTTCAAAAACACCATGCATTTTCAAAGCAGATGCACGCAGAGCACTATACTCTGAAGCCCTCCGGTCAGCTGCACAAAGATGGGTCTGGGCTTCCTCTCTTGCTTCGTGCAAACAGTTCTCCAAGTGTGCACAATTCATCTGTCATGCAGGGGAAAAACTACTAAGAAAACATAGAAGCCAATAggataaaattttcaaatgcaTGCTTCTCTACAAGAGGAGCAATATGAAGTTGTGTAAACCATTAATTGGAGACACTAAATAGCACAACCAGGCAAAGGCCTACAATCCACAGCCCAAAATTTCATGATATAAAGCATTATCAATTTCCCCTTCCATCTAAATGCCATATAACAATTATACCTGACATTTTGTGTTGATACTGAGTTAGCAATAAAGTggcaaaattttaaattatcagTGTCCtgaagagtgaaaaaaaaaaaaaacaaccaatcaAAGGAGGTGGTGACTACATCTGCTTGAATAGTTTCATGGTTAAAGGAAAAAAACTCTCGACTCTGGTTCATGCAAAGATAACAGCCATTGAGGCCATAGGGTTTattttgctttccttttgtCCCATTaatacccccccccccttttttttaacaaacaaaatCTTAGAATAGTGGATTTTTCGACAAAATGGGAGTACTTGCATTAAACCAACCAAAGAGAAATGCATAAGATCCAAATCAGAAAACCTCAAATTACTTCTCCATAGTTCGCCACTCTGCCACAGCCAAAATTATGCTAAAGCTGCTTGAAACATGCTAAACTTTATATCTTAACTCTTTGACACTTGCCTTTCTTTCGCCTTCTGAATCTTCAATACCTTCTTCACAATCTTTGCTCTTCCACCAAAAAGGCTCGGATGATCCTTTCTCTGACAGCACCTCCAGAAAGTACCCCACCATAAGCCCTGTTAACAGTCCTCCGGTTCCTAGATAACCTAGACCTCTTATATTCAGCAGGTCTCAAATGAGGAATCCCTTGGATTCTCTTTCCAGTGAAGGGACACTTAGGTCGCCCTCTTCTTAGTGCTCTGATACACTAGTTTGCCTCCAGGGGTTTTGATAACACGGTGCTGGTTGGATTTGGTAGCATAGCTGTGTCGCGTGTGATACGTGAGACAGCAGAGGAGGCTCCCATTAATACCCTTACTATAACTATTGtagttgttgctgctgctgctaagGGCAGAGGATTGCTGAGCTGTTTAGCTTCAACGAAGGACAGACTGATTTTTGCATTAGGCCAGTGCATAAAAGGGCTTGGCCCAATCAAACCAAAAGGCCTGACATGGGCCCACCCGACTAAAGTGGGGTTCAACAGGTCAAAACCCATAATGGGTTCATTTCATCATCTATCGGTCAAAACCGATCACCCGAAAAGAACGTTTTTTTCTCTGAGAATTTTCTTCGAAGGAATATCAAGAGAGATGGGTGGGAGTGCGACTAAGCCGAAGGTCTTGAAGGAGGCGCAGGCTCCGAGGCCTGAGAAGAAGGAGAAAGCCGGTGCCGCCGACTTGCTTGCTAAGACCGAGAAGGATCAGCCGCCTCATAAGAGGAAGAACCAGACAAGAAAAACCTTAACGGAATAATGTGAGGAATACTCGAAGGGAATAATGTGAGGAGTACTCTTAACTAAGAGGAAGAACCAGACAAGAAAAACCTAGCTAGCAAGAGAACAAGAAGCATATGCTCATCAATCCAAAAGGGAGAAGAGCAAGGGGCAAGCATATCGCAAATCTTTAGCCCCAAGCAGACAAAACGAAGGAGATAAAAAGGCATACATACCATCAATCTTTAATTCGAGCAAGCAAATGATTTTGTGCCCGAGCACGTCTAATTCTCACGACCTCGGCTTAGATTAGAAATCACTGCTAGCATTGAAAACAATTCTTGAGAATTCCTCACATCATTCCGTTGGGTCTACCGAGAAGGGCCTGAGAATTTTACTTCTTGTTTGGTTTCcaagaaaatgtaaaaagtgTGGGAAGTGATCTGTATGATGGAAATTGTAGATAAAGatttggaagttgaagctttgATCAGAATGGGTAAAGGTCCCTCTGCcgatgaagaagaaagaggggagtattttcagttttttttttttttggatcaatCGGGTCATACAGGTTTGAACCGATTTTATTTTGAAGGGCCAGGTCGGATCGGGTTGGCCCCTTAAATGGAGAGAGCCGGGCTGGGCTGGGCCGGGCACAGACCTGGTATTTTGAgctcgggttgcaggcctattTTGCATGCATCTCCTCCTGATGAATATGTAGTGAAATAGTTTCGTCTAACTGAGCTGGTCCTCCATCCATTAGCGTCCAACTCAGGTACCTAAAAACTACGGTCATCTCTAGTATAAATGTTCCCACAAGGAAAAAGCCATAGAAAAACTAAAGTCAGCTGAAGAGAGTTCGTAATTTATACACTTAATCCTCAAGTTTTGGCAGACTCATGAAATATTGGACGTGTTGAAGATCTCTAGGATTGACTATGTAGCTCCTTGCCTCTCTTAACATATCTACTTCTAAGTGAAATCTACCATCcctcttatgaaaaaaaaaaaggcaaagtcAAAGAAGAGGTTGCATTCTAAGCTGCATTTTCACACTGCTACTGCAACCAAGCCTAACCTTGTCATAGAAAGTTCACACAAGTATGTAGCACGTAAAGCTCCAGTATTTCTATACATGCCACAACACCAAATGTTCAGGGTACCATTAGAACTGGTGCAAACGCAAAACTTTAATTTCCAGAGTCATCCTAACAACTTCGCATCTGTGTGGGGTCTGGACACACTATACCATATTTACCAGCATAAATGAACTAGTTATTTACATTTAAAGCAATTAGACTGTGCTAAGAGATATAAATAAGTTTAGTCTTGCAAATCTCACAGATGACAACATTAGAACTCCACAGATAGTGTTTATAATGAGGGGAATGGAATCATCTGAAACCTGGCCACagaatatgagagagagagagagagaaagatttGTTACGGAATTAATGAACAATTTTTAGAAGCATAATCAACTAAATCCCACGAACCAATCATTTATGAGCTTGCTAGTACCTGGGATTCATCTAGGAGCTTCCGACTCGCTTCCAACTCCCTCCTAAGCAAGGCAACCTCCTCCATGGTAGCTTTAATCTTGGTTTCAGCTTCAGTTAATTGGTTTGACTTATCTGCAAGTGCACTTTGCAATTCCAACAAAAGATCACTGCTGGCTTTGGAATCCAAACTTGGATCAACTGTAGTGTCAGAGGGTACAACAGTCAGAGGCTCAGGCATGCTCTCAGCAGTGGAACTGTTTGTAAGGGACATGCCCAACTGTCCCATCATTTTATCCTTCCCATCTTTATCGCTGACTAGCAGTTCTTCACGGTGTGGCTCCAGCATCAAGGAATCAAGCTGAGGATTTATTATTCCAGAGGAATCCATCATATTCTCATCCACCCCCTCTCGAGCTTTGCTTGATTGCCCAGTGAAAATCCCCAGTTTTGCATCCAAAGAATTTGAGATGCAAGAAACCTCATCCATGTGCTCAGTAGCAGATATGCAAGGTGTGTGAGATTCACTGCCCAAGCTTTCTGGACTGCAAACATCAGCCTTCTCAGCCAAAAGGGCTAAGTCAGTTGTATCTTTGTTATTTGACAGCTTCTGCCCTTCCAAATATTGATCAGACAATCTCTGCTCCAATTCTTGAATGCGTTTCTCATAAGACATGCACTGCATCTGCGTCATCCTGAGCATAGATTTAAGATGTTTCCCATATTCATCTTTCAGATGCAAAGCTTCAGCTGTCTTCTCTGCAGCATTCTTCATTATGCTTTCCAGTTTACTATCATCAAGTGATTCGTACTCAACGTTGGGGCAGAGGGAACAAATCAAGGCAATGGCAGAAGCAAGGTCAGCTTTAAGTTTTGCATTCTCAACTTCCATTTTGCTAGTTCCAGCAATCTCAACCAACTCAGAGCCTTCTAGAAGATCCTCAGAGTCGTATTTATCAACACTGCCTACAGCAAACTCTTCAGACTCAGAAGAATGAGAACTGTCATTAGACAAAGCAAATGAACCTTTTGTGCTTCCAGGCTTCTCACCCTTTGAAGGCAGTCCTGCCAAATATTCAGGAGCATATCGATCCAGGTCTGAAATGTCAATGTCAAGCAAACCAGTGTCAAATGGAGCTATATTGACGTCACACTGATTGGGGTTATCGTATAATCCGATAGATGCTAATACATCCCTAGGTATGTAAGCACCGCAAGCCTTCAAAAACTCCTCGCGTCTCCTCACTTCAACCTCCCTCTTTGTGGCAAGTCTTTCAGCCAATTGTCCAGCCATTCCCATGTAAAGCTTCATAGAAGCCTTTCTTCTCACAACTTCTGCAAGGCAGGCTCTATATGCCGGGCCAATTCCACGGACTAACTTCAAGTCCATAAACAGATCATCCTGACGAACCATTGCCTCTTTAAAAACAGGAAACTGTAACTTAGCATCTTTAATGACATATGAAGCATAGGTAATTTTTTGCATGTAATTATGCAAAAAGTTGTTCATTTCATTCTTCTTATCCCTGCAAAAGTCCAGCAGCTTAGAAATTGCATCATCACAAGTCTGCATCCTAGGCAGGTGATTCTTGTCATGGACATCATACATAGGACCCAAGGCCGAAACTGCATCATGAGGACGGAGTGATGAAGATAATTGGTAGGACACACAGTCATCCACAAGTTTCTTCACCGTATATACATCTTTGCTGCACAAATATGCACACATGAATTTATTGGTaaaattgatgaaatttttaaaaatcatatgaCTACCGCAGAACAAGGTGTTATAGACCAAAAAAAAGAGATGGAATACAACCTGTAAATAAAAAACTATCATGGTTACAACAGTGgctaagtttattttttatgcatcaATGCAGGTTTGTCTTGTATGTGTTTTGGAGAAAATCAGGATGCTTATTTTTAGATTGTCTTCTGGTACTAATTCACCAACGCAAATTTCATCTCGTGGAAGGGAACATGACAGAACAACTACAGGAGAAAACCCTCAACAGCATCCACCATTTTATCCTCTCATGAAATTGAAGAAGGGCCCAGATGATTCAAACACGTATTTCAAAGAAAAACCCAAATGATTATTGTTCAATTGTGATGGTTACTTAATAGTCAATCACCCCCTTTTGCACCAACCACAAAAATGTCTTCCTCTTTTACCCTTGGTTCATCTCTATCCCTAACGTAATCATTAGGTACTCCATCCTCACTTTTCATGATCTGTATCATTCCATGCCAATTATTCCACCATACAGGCAACAGAGAAGAGCAAATGAGGTCCAAAAGACCAAAAAGGTAGTTCCTTGGCTAAACACCATACCCTACCCTGCTGTCGAGTTTCCTTGTAACGGAAATACATTCTTAAGCCATGGTTCCCATGAGCTCAAGATCATAATGTAACATGGATCGAGCATATacggggaaaaaagaaaagaaaatataagaaaaaaatgggcgtgcgcgcgcgcacacaccaGGTTCCTGAACAGTGATATGGTAACATGATATGTAATCTGAATTATTCCAGGATACATACTGAAGGCCAACTAATATAAGGCATAGATGCATGTCCATTTGATGGTCTATACGTATGGTGAACAGCTAAATAACACATTGGGCGAGCAAgcacttttaaattaatttgaatcGCAAAACACTCGTCcatatatctataaaatgcCGTCCACGTGACATATACTGAGTATAACATAATCCTAAGACATAAGATTAGCATAACAAAGGCAATGCTGCAAGCAGCAACGAAGCGTATATGCCTACGACAAGTAATGAGACAGAGATGCACATATCTTGGAGAACTTAGGCGAAGGGCTAAATTGCACGTGCTTGGTAAGCATGAGCCTGTAATTAGTTTGGGCATCAAAATCCCCTTCTTATAAAAGcaatgaaattttattagaaagcGCAAAAGACTCAATCCTAGTACACAGGAAGTTTGGGTATCAAAATCTTCAACCATACAAAAAATTTCTCCATGTGAAAAACGCCATGTATAATATTCCTAAGATTAGCATGGTGTTCGAACATCATTTCATAAAGCAGCAATAGCGAAAGCTCTAAAACCAATTCTTGGCCATTATGTAACTAGGCCACAACAAACTTTGAAATGATCAAATGACCCATCCAGCAAGAACTGTAATCATGCCCAGAATGAGGACAAAAATAGGCATTTTGAGGCAAATCAAATAAGCAAAAAATGTTAAGTATCTCAAACTATTGCAACAATAGCAAAAAACACGCACCTCAAGGATTGCAGTATACTCTTTTGTTCATTGATGTATGGCTGGTGTTCCCTAATCATCCCCTCCAAATTCCTGGTAGGAAAAGAAGCCCTGCTAGCAAACAATTCCTCAACCTTGCGTTTCACCTCACCAAACATTTGCTTAAATTGTGAAACCTTATTCTCAAACTGCTTGTGGGAACCGCTGCAATTCTCAGCTGACTTCCGCAAGTtctcttccttgacaaaatccaATAAGCGCTTGCGGGTGGTAGTCTGTAAAGCAGGGGGGAGTTTGACGGATCTCAGTTTCTCAATATCCCTCCCAAAATTCACCAGGAGATCCGAATGTATTCGGTTCTGCTGTGAATATCGCTTCATGAAGTCCACATAGTTTTGACTAATCATCTTATAGTATTGATCCAAGTTACCCTTAGCAACCTCCAATGCCCTCTCTTGAACCTTTTGCTCCCTCAAAAGCCTCTCACAGTTCTCATATTTCACCTGGCTACGACTATAAATCGCATGTCCCCGTTGGTAATGGTACCTGAACTGCCGCTCATATGAAGGTAAAGCCTTCAAAGCAGGGTCAGAAGCTTCATCCAAAGGATGAGAATTATGTGAAGAGGACGGTGATGGAGGGTCCGCAATATCCAGAATATCAACTTGCTCAGGCGGAGGAGGAGGTGAATTGGGTTGCAATCTTCCCTTGTTGAATATGAAGACTTCTCGGTCATCCAGAGGAAGCTTATACGCTGAAAGCGGCCGCTGCGGCTCAAGTTTCATATCCAAACAGAGAACAAGCTGATCATTGAAACTAATCATCGACGCGGATTCAATGAACCGCATGACCGCTTCAACTGGCGTGGTTTCATCGCAGTCGAGCTCAAATGATTGCCCATTCTCAGCAATATGAACCAGAAGCTTTCCTCCATGAACCAAACCGTCAGTGATAGACGAGCTCATGTTATCCTCAGAACAATTCTTCTCCACAAATTCCCCAAACCCACCTTGTTCACACAATGGAATTCTCAACCCAAACTGCAAAAATGGTCGATGCAAGTTCTCAGCTAGAGCTGAAATACCCAGAAACAATGCAATTTGACTCCTTTAACAGGCAATCCCCACCCAAATGAAGAGATTCCAAATTGTTAGACCTTGAGCATCGATAGAATACgggaatattttcaaactaccACCAAAATTCAACAAAAGCAAGGCAATTCTAAACAAACCCCCCAATGATTTTATCGAAAAGAGACACTTTCATCGACCCAGCATCGAAACCGGCCAATACAAGCTATCCACCGGAGACTTTCCCACAAAAGAACCCCAAATTTAATGGCAAATCCTTCCCAAAACCCTGATCAACACCAACCCACAATAAAAATCTTCGAAggaaaaacccaaaaaaagcACCAATTCCCAACAAACCCAACAATGATTACACCCACAACCCCCAACGTATCACCGACCACCGTTAAACACGAAATTAACCCTAGTCCCTATAGAACCACCGATTTTCACCGTAAAATTCTCAATTTCCCTTTCACCAAGCCCCAACTCTTCCCCATGAATGACGGCCCACAACCAAACCCAGGAAGAACCCGACACGACCAACTGAGTCGAATATGAAATCCAAGCAAGGTGTTAAGGAGAAAAAAACTTGGGCTGGGGCACGAAGATAATCGAAGAAAGCGATTACGTGAAGATAAGGATCTTCTagaatttcttagttttttcttttttctttttgttccgcACAAGGTTTGCACGAACCCTTTTTCTTGTATGCTTGTTATATATTGTAATCTACGCaaccctcttcctcttcctccccCTCCTCTTCTTCTACACTGATTACTCCTCTCGTTTTATCTTTTCTATTAACAAACACAGAGAACCTTCTGTGGTAAGTAACCACCACGGCGTAGCAGACGAACTGTGTCTCTATCCCtccccgtctctctctctctctctatgcacTATAACTTTGGAACAACAGAGAAGCAATCAGCTTTATCATACGCCTAAATAGGGAGAAATAGGaagaaaagggggaaaaaaaatgatttcctGTCTGTTTCAGTGTTTTATTTCTACTAGACttctatatttaaaaagaaaaatggtaaatgtacttaaaaaatatctataaaaaaattatttttaattattaatatattaaaaattatgaaattttaaattttaaaagaaaactaatcaaataaatcttgtaaataaaaatataaataaaaatgtaagtaTATGAAGCACCACTATCCAATTAAATTTTATTCGCCTaatatcattttgaaaaattatattctaagtacacctaatttaattttaaaaaataaattttaaaatttgaatttcataaatcaaatcttatcatttttaacttctaattttgactttttataataaaatttcttggAAATACATCTTAAActactctaaaaaaattttagattttgtcatttttgttttgatttttgagaatttttaccgtcacaaaaaaattttataaaaataaacttataaaatataacgTGATCAGTTAAATACTTTACAaagttcaaatcaaattatgactataattttatagaatcaattttttttgtatataacttttttaaaatattatataaattcaaGATAACCATATCATTCATCATGCTaaatttattgttattgttctaataaatttcaagtgttttttttttctatgtcaACTGCTTTGGTGGTAACTTTCAAGAGTTATTTTCATCACccttattattttctttgtaattttagtTGGTCTATAACAAGTTTGTATAacaatttgagtattttttttttttttaataaatttattggaTTTAGGAGTCTGAATTGGCTTAACAGTTTCCAAATAAAAAGGTGATAAGTTATGATTTAGGCTTTAATTTGAGTCTTTGTTCAAAACTATCCAAATCTTAACAAAAGGGCaccaaagtatatatatatatatatatatatatatatatatatatatatatatatatatatatatatatatatatacacatacatacacaccCAATCAATGCATAtggacatgaaaaaaaattagattgatATTAGCGTGAGATAATTGATGAGATACAATCCATCTCACTCGTAGTTATCTACGTCTGTCAACATTGTTCATAAATGTACATACAACACGTGTTTTCTATGTTAATAATGTTGTTTTCTATATGGtctgtttggattgaaaaatatctcaattcatttcattctatcattataatttttttaaattttcacacaaaatataataaacaattcaaaattttcaaatttcaattaaattttttcaaatttcaaaacaataatattaatattaaaaaataatattctaacaatattttattcaacttttaatttttatctaaaattatctcatctcatttcactatcaatgctatattatgaaaaattttatgtatacTTATAAATTTAGTTACATAGTTACACGTGttgatctaaaaataaaaattttaagcttgatctttttttgataaaaactaaaatgtaaGTGAATTAGAGTATAATGGAAGTTTTACCTTTCCCTTCCGGaaccctctctctcactctaaaaTAATACCTCCAGATTTGAGTTTCACTGGgcctcctcccccccccccccccccccccccgcccccctcTTTTCTCATTTATCCTTTTCATTCACTCatttcttagtttatttttattccttTATAGTCGAAAAAATCAGATCTATAATTTTTGGCCACTCTCGAGAGAGACGCACAGCACAACAAGACTTCTAGGCTACAAATCATTCAAAAAATAGTGGCGATTTTGTAGAAATCATTGCATGTGGTCCTCACAGCCGCTCACAACTGAGTGTGGTGCTCACGTGCCACCCATTCCAGTAGCTTTTCTAGCCACACGCACCGAAATCGCCACCACcagatttttcaaatctaaCTTTGTGGctgaaaaaatacaaacttgTTGTCTTCACACGCCGTCAAAAGTTACTAGAGTTGATCCAAATTGcaatccatcatttttcatttttgtgttttcttattgtatagtaaaaataaaaaatgagttagtCTTTTGGACGATTTGTCCGTAGAAGTTAAATCCTCATTTTCTATGAAGGGTGACGTTGAGTCTCTATTTAGGCAAAATGTTATCTCTTAGACGTTTGTCTGTAGATAGTATCAGCAACAGCGAAGTTCAGACTAGTCCAATAGTGTACTAGCAGGGCTCCAAATAGTTGATATGGGAATATCCTCGCATGTATCCGGTTATAGATATATGTAAGTTTCtattgatgaatgaatgaatgatgacatttctttttaaaaaaatctaaatggtTGATATGTGGATATCCCCACATGTATCCAGTCATggatatatgtaaattttttttttttttatgaatgaatgatgacatttcccttaaaaaaaaaatgtaagtggATTCATCATTCATTGGATTTGTATCAATTTAAGTTTGAATGCATAAACTGACAAGACCTTTATATGATaccttaaatttattttaaaagtaattttacaatttaacatatccttaatttgtaaatttatttttataaaatctttttataattaaaacattactctttagcaaaataataactaaagtatctAATaacgacataaaaaaaaagtctaatcaCATCTAaacctatattttaaaaatccaagcctttaaattattataaagagtgagagtttttttttttttttcctctagaTTTTATTTGTCGTTATTCACAATTTGGagtatttacaatatttatttggtATCTTCAATATATAAATGCAAGTCCATGTAGAAGCTGCTAATTAAATTGTCACAAGTCACTACATTTCCAGTCACAATCACTTTCCTCTATTCCAAATTCTAGGCTACAAATCATTCAAATGATAGTGGCGGTTTTGTGAAAATCATTGCATGTGATCCTCACACGCCGCTCataattgagtgtgatgctCACGTGTCACCCATTCCAGCAACTTTTCTAGCCACACGTACCGAAATCTCGCCACCACCAGATTTTTTCAGTCACAATCACTTTCCTCTATTCCAAATTCCAGACCATGTTGCAAATTGCATTGTCTCATGTGCAATTTCAACTACAAGTTTATGTCCAATTGGAAAATGAATTATATTACAAATAAGATGGCTAAATTAaggtattatttatttatttattgccaACAGCTTGATTCTTTCTAATACTCATCATGTGATCAGCACATACAG encodes the following:
- the LOC121242665 gene encoding autophagy-related protein 11 isoform X2 — its product is MSSSITDGLVHGGKLLVHIAENGQSFELDCDETTPVEAVMRFIESASMISFNDQLVLCLDMKLEPQRPLSAYKLPLDDREVFIFNKGRLQPNSPPPPPEQVDILDIADPPSPSSSHNSHPLDEASDPALKALPSYERQFRYHYQRGHAIYSRSQVKYENCERLLREQKVQERALEVAKGNLDQYYKMISQNYVDFMKRYSQQNRIHSDLLVNFGRDIEKLRSVKLPPALQTTTRKRLLDFVKEENLRKSAENCSGSHKQFENKVSQFKQMFGEVKRKVEELFASRASFPTRNLEGMIREHQPYINEQKSILQSLSKDVYTVKKLVDDCVSYQLSSSLRPHDAVSALGPMYDVHDKNHLPRMQTCDDAISKLLDFCRDKKNEMNNFLHNYMQKITYASYVIKDAKLQFPVFKEAMVRQDDLFMDLKLVRGIGPAYRACLAEVVRRKASMKLYMGMAGQLAERLATKREVEVRRREEFLKACGAYIPRDVLASIGLYDNPNQCDVNIAPFDTGLLDIDISDLDRYAPEYLAGLPSKGEKPGSTKGSFALSNDSSHSSESEEFAVGSVDKYDSEDLLEGSELVEIAGTSKMEVENAKLKADLASAIALICSLCPNVEYESLDDSKLESIMKNAAEKTAEALHLKDEYGKHLKSMLRMTQMQCMSYEKRIQELEQRLSDQYLEGQKLSNNKDTTDLALLAEKADVCSPESLGSESHTPCISATEHMDEVSCISNSLDAKLGIFTGQSSKAREGVDENMMDSSGIINPQLDSLMLEPHREELLVSDKDGKDKMMGQLGMSLTNSSTAESMPEPLTVVPSDTTVDPSLDSKASSDLLLELQSALADKSNQLTEAETKIKATMEEVALLRRELEASRKLLDESQMNCAHLENCLHEAREEAQTHLCAADRRASEYSALRASALKMHGVFERLRKCVDAQGGVATFADSLHTLSQSLANSINDNEDDDTADFRKCIRVLADKVSFLSRHREELLGKYLKFEAANEQLKKELEDKKELVKTLYTKHQLEKQANKEKISFGHLEVHEIAAFVLKPAGHYEAISRNCSNYYLSAESVALFADHLPSRPNYIVGQIVHIERQTVRPIPSIPTRAEHGRVDQTDYLTSDMGTDQLTLNSGSTSNPFGLPIGCEYFVVTVAMLPDTTIHSPSPS
- the LOC121242665 gene encoding autophagy-related protein 11 isoform X1; this translates as MSSSITDGLVHGGKLLVHIAENGQSFELDCDETTPVEAVMRFIESASMISFNDQLVLCLDMKLEPQRPLSAYKLPLDDREVFIFNKGRLQPNSPPPPPEQVDILDIADPPSPSSSHNSHPLDEASDPALKALPSYERQFRYHYQRGHAIYSRSQVKYENCERLLREQKVQERALEVAKGNLDQYYKMISQNYVDFMKRYSQQNRIHSDLLVNFGRDIEKLRSVKLPPALQTTTRKRLLDFVKEENLRKSAENCSGSHKQFENKVSQFKQMFGEVKRKVEELFASRASFPTRNLEGMIREHQPYINEQKSILQSLSKDVYTVKKLVDDCVSYQLSSSLRPHDAVSALGPMYDVHDKNHLPRMQTCDDAISKLLDFCRDKKNEMNNFLHNYMQKITYASYVIKDAKLQFPVFKEAMVRQDDLFMDLKLVRGIGPAYRACLAEVVRRKASMKLYMGMAGQLAERLATKREVEVRRREEFLKACGAYIPRDVLASIGLYDNPNQCDVNIAPFDTGLLDIDISDLDRYAPEYLAGLPSKGEKPGSTKGSFALSNDSSHSSESEEFAVGSVDKYDSEDLLEGSELVEIAGTSKMEVENAKLKADLASAIALICSLCPNVEYESLDDSKLESIMKNAAEKTAEALHLKDEYGKHLKSMLRMTQMQCMSYEKRIQELEQRLSDQYLEGQKLSNNKDTTDLALLAEKADVCSPESLGSESHTPCISATEHMDEVSCISNSLDAKLGIFTGQSSKAREGVDENMMDSSGIINPQLDSLMLEPHREELLVSDKDGKDKMMGQLGMSLTNSSTAESMPEPLTVVPSDTTVDPSLDSKASSDLLLELQSALADKSNQLTEAETKIKATMEEVALLRRELEASRKLLDESQVSDDSIPLIINTICGVLMLSSMNCAHLENCLHEAREEAQTHLCAADRRASEYSALRASALKMHGVFERLRKCVDAQGGVATFADSLHTLSQSLANSINDNEDDDTADFRKCIRVLADKVSFLSRHREELLGKYLKFEAANEQLKKELEDKKELVKTLYTKHQLEKQANKEKISFGHLEVHEIAAFVLKPAGHYEAISRNCSNYYLSAESVALFADHLPSRPNYIVGQIVHIERQTVRPIPSIPTRAEHGRVDQTDYLTSDMGTDQLTLNSGSTSNPFGLPIGCEYFVVTVAMLPDTTIHSPSPS